From Actinosynnema mirum DSM 43827, a single genomic window includes:
- the speD gene encoding adenosylmethionine decarboxylase encodes MSELPCETEPVGLFAGQHVLAELEGVSPELLDDERFLRHALGEALTQADATVLEVVSKQFDPQGVTVLALLSESHASIHTYPEVGKVFVDVFTCGTRAKPELAVRLLSEALGAEHARTDTVRRGTGRVPALVGEEKS; translated from the coding sequence ATGTCCGAACTCCCGTGCGAGACCGAGCCCGTCGGCTTGTTCGCAGGACAGCACGTGCTGGCTGAGCTCGAAGGCGTGAGCCCGGAGCTGCTCGACGACGAGCGGTTCCTCAGGCACGCCCTCGGTGAAGCGCTCACCCAGGCCGACGCCACGGTGCTGGAGGTGGTCTCCAAGCAGTTCGACCCGCAGGGGGTCACGGTCCTGGCCCTGCTGTCGGAGTCGCACGCGTCGATCCACACCTACCCGGAAGTCGGGAAGGTGTTCGTCGACGTGTTCACGTGCGGCACCCGTGCGAAGCCGGAGCTGGCGGTGCGCCTGCTCTCGGAGGCGCTCGGCGCGGAGCACGCACGGACGGACACGGTCAGGCGAGGCACCGGTCGCGTGCCCGCTCTCGTAGGCGAGGAGAAGTCTTGA